The alpha proteobacterium U9-1i genome includes a region encoding these proteins:
- a CDS encoding PRC-barrel domain protein, whose translation MPTPSGHTTAITAKRVIGSAVRDTQGNKIGHIEDLVLDKLSNNIMFAVVGFGSVLGMGQKYHPIPWSMLDYADGSDAYVVTLTEDQLKNAPADTIDQLVANDGAAFRDRAYAHYNAPRYWS comes from the coding sequence ATGCCCACACCATCCGGACACACCACCGCCATCACAGCGAAGCGCGTCATCGGCTCGGCCGTACGCGACACCCAAGGCAACAAGATCGGCCACATCGAGGATCTCGTCCTCGACAAGCTGTCGAACAACATCATGTTCGCCGTTGTCGGCTTCGGCAGCGTCCTCGGCATGGGCCAGAAGTACCATCCGATCCCATGGTCGATGCTCGATTACGCTGACGGCAGCGACGCCTACGTCGTGACGTTGACTGAAGACCAACTCAAAAACGCGCCTGCCGACACAATAGACCAGCTCGTCGCCAATGACGGCGCCGCGTTCCGCGACCGCGCCTACGCGCACTACAACGCGCCCCGCTATTGGTCGTAA
- a CDS encoding proteins containing SET domain, with translation MARKSYTPGDFNLMVKRSKTGLGLYAEDEIPKGACVIEYTGRQLTAGEEEKSRSKYLFEVNARKTIDGAPRWNTARYINHSCKPNCEPNIYKGRVYIHALRRIKTGEELNYDYGKNYFNEYLKEICRCPKCEPEKPAKKAAKKAKAPAKATRARA, from the coding sequence ATGGCCAGAAAGAGCTACACGCCCGGTGACTTCAACCTCATGGTGAAGCGCTCAAAGACGGGGCTCGGCCTTTACGCCGAAGATGAAATCCCAAAGGGTGCGTGCGTCATCGAATATACCGGCCGCCAACTCACAGCCGGCGAAGAGGAAAAAAGCCGCAGCAAATACCTCTTCGAGGTCAATGCGCGCAAAACCATAGACGGCGCGCCGCGCTGGAACACCGCGCGCTACATCAATCATTCGTGCAAGCCAAACTGCGAGCCCAACATCTACAAGGGCCGCGTCTACATCCACGCGCTCCGCCGCATCAAAACCGGCGAGGAGCTCAACTACGATTACGGCAAAAACTACTTCAACGAATATCTGAAGGAAATTTGCCGCTGCCCGAAGTGCGAGCCCGAGAAGCCCGCCAAGAAGGCCGCGAAAAAGGCAAAGGCGCCGGCGAAAGCCACGCGCGCGCGCGCTTAA
- a CDS encoding ribose 5-phosphate isomerase A, with protein sequence MSADLAKFNAAAEALKYVKDGMLLGLGTGSTSAHFVRLLGERVRQGLRVTGVPTSEATRVLADQVGVPLVDIGKVTRLDLDIDGADELDGAFRLIKGGGGALLREKIVAAASDKMIVIADEAKAVETLGAFPLPVEVTRFGFSLTASRIADALRATGCAGDEASLRVSGKSNEPVITDGGNYIIDAHAKRIVDPERLGVLLSDIPGVVEHGLFLGLAKVVILGKAVGAETRTL encoded by the coding sequence ATGAGCGCCGATCTCGCCAAGTTTAACGCCGCCGCCGAAGCGCTGAAATATGTGAAGGACGGCATGCTGCTGGGGCTCGGCACCGGCTCGACGTCCGCGCATTTCGTGCGGTTGTTGGGCGAACGGGTGCGGCAAGGCTTGCGGGTGACGGGCGTTCCGACTTCGGAAGCGACGCGTGTGCTGGCGGATCAGGTTGGCGTGCCGCTGGTGGATATCGGCAAGGTGACCAGGCTCGATCTCGACATTGACGGCGCTGATGAACTCGATGGCGCGTTTCGCTTGATCAAGGGCGGCGGCGGCGCGTTGCTGCGGGAGAAGATCGTAGCGGCGGCGAGCGACAAGATGATCGTGATCGCCGACGAAGCCAAGGCCGTCGAAACGCTTGGCGCGTTTCCACTGCCGGTGGAAGTGACGCGTTTTGGCTTTTCGCTGACAGCGTCGCGGATCGCCGACGCGTTGCGCGCGACGGGTTGTGCGGGCGATGAAGCGAGCTTGCGGGTCAGCGGCAAGTCCAACGAGCCAGTGATCACCGATGGCGGCAATTACATCATCGACGCGCACGCCAAGCGCATCGTCGATCCCGAACGATTGGGCGTGTTGCTGAGCGACATCCCGGGCGTGGTGGAACACGGCCTGTTCTTGGGGCTCGCCAAGGTGGTTATCCTGGGCAAAGCCGTCGGCGCAGAGACGCGGACTCTTTAA
- a CDS encoding N-acetylglucosamine-1-phosphate uridyltransferase, producing the protein MGRARAAIILAAGQGTRMKSDLPKVLHAMGGRPLVDWGMALAAGLGCARTVVVTAARADAVQARVRGALGDGGVAVQDPPRGTGDAARSAEAALTGFEGDVAVYFGDTPLIRVETLEKMFAARDAGAAMVMLGFQAKDPTGYGRIVLDGAGAFVRNVEHKDASDEERRVTLCNAGALVGDKKVLFELIAQLKDDNAQKEFYLTDVPGLARAAGMQVAVVEATEAEVMGVNSRAQLADAEAAFQARARAATLDAGVTMIDPATVYFSYDTEIAPDVIIEPNVFFGPGVKIARGARIKAFSHLEGASVGESAQVGPSARLRPGARLGAGVKIGNFVEVKNATFGANAQASHLTYVGDAEVGARANIGCGTITCNYDGYDKYKTIIGEDAFIGSDTALVAPVTVGARAMTGSGSVITKDVPDDALAVARGKQMNVDNWAKRFREKKLAERAARGGKRKEAE; encoded by the coding sequence ATGGGCCGAGCGCGCGCGGCGATCATTCTGGCAGCGGGTCAAGGCACGCGGATGAAGTCCGACCTGCCGAAGGTGCTGCACGCCATGGGCGGACGGCCGCTCGTGGATTGGGGTATGGCGCTGGCGGCGGGCCTCGGCTGCGCGCGCACGGTGGTTGTGACAGCGGCGCGGGCGGACGCGGTGCAGGCGCGGGTGCGCGGCGCGCTGGGCGACGGCGGCGTGGCGGTGCAGGACCCGCCGCGCGGCACGGGCGATGCGGCGCGATCGGCGGAGGCGGCGCTGACGGGCTTTGAAGGCGACGTGGCCGTCTATTTTGGCGATACGCCGCTGATCCGCGTCGAGACGTTGGAGAAGATGTTTGCTGCGCGCGACGCGGGCGCGGCGATGGTGATGCTGGGCTTCCAGGCGAAGGACCCGACGGGGTATGGGCGCATCGTGCTCGATGGCGCCGGCGCGTTCGTGCGTAACGTCGAGCACAAGGACGCGAGCGACGAAGAACGCCGCGTGACGTTGTGCAATGCGGGTGCGCTTGTCGGTGACAAGAAGGTGCTGTTCGAGCTGATTGCGCAGCTGAAGGACGACAACGCTCAGAAGGAATTTTACCTCACCGACGTTCCGGGCTTGGCGCGTGCGGCGGGGATGCAGGTGGCCGTCGTTGAGGCGACGGAGGCTGAAGTGATGGGCGTGAATTCACGCGCGCAGCTGGCCGACGCGGAGGCGGCGTTTCAGGCGCGGGCGCGTGCGGCGACTTTGGACGCCGGCGTGACGATGATCGATCCGGCGACCGTGTATTTTTCTTACGATACCGAGATCGCGCCGGATGTGATCATCGAGCCGAATGTGTTCTTTGGCCCTGGAGTGAAGATCGCACGCGGCGCGCGGATCAAGGCGTTCAGCCATCTGGAAGGCGCGAGCGTTGGCGAAAGCGCGCAAGTGGGGCCGTCAGCGCGGCTTCGGCCGGGCGCGCGTTTGGGCGCGGGCGTGAAGATCGGCAATTTCGTTGAGGTGAAGAACGCAACTTTCGGCGCCAATGCGCAGGCGAGCCACCTCACCTATGTCGGTGACGCCGAGGTTGGCGCGCGCGCGAATATCGGCTGCGGCACCATCACGTGCAATTACGATGGCTATGACAAGTACAAGACGATTATCGGCGAGGATGCGTTCATTGGTTCAGACACAGCCCTCGTTGCGCCGGTGACGGTGGGCGCGCGGGCGATGACGGGCTCGGGTTCGGTGATCACCAAGGACGTGCCCGACGATGCGCTCGCGGTGGCGCGCGGCAAGCAGATGAATGTCGACAATTGGGCCAAACGCTTTCGCGAAAAGAAATTGGCCGAACGCGCCGCGCGCGGCGGCAAGCGCAAGGAAGCCGAATGA
- a CDS encoding phosphoglycolate phosphatase, producing MTSGEFADATIVFDLDGTLVDTAPDLVRALNETMDLEGLPRVPQTMVRRMVGQGARVLIERAAGLANVQFASERLDQLTKAFVDFYRADIARESKPFPGVEAALDTLAAAGAKLAVCTNKRTDLSQQLLDELKLSERFSIIVGADAVEHRKPHPDHYRAAVTRAGGIVRRSLMVGDTAADVGAARAAGAPVAVVRFGYCEEENCERLGADAIIDRYSELPPTCRRLLAATR from the coding sequence ATGACCAGCGGCGAATTCGCCGACGCGACCATCGTTTTCGACCTCGACGGGACTTTGGTCGACACAGCGCCAGATCTGGTCCGCGCATTGAACGAAACCATGGACCTCGAAGGCCTGCCGCGCGTGCCCCAAACAATGGTGCGGCGAATGGTGGGCCAGGGCGCCCGCGTGCTGATCGAGCGGGCTGCGGGCCTGGCCAATGTGCAGTTCGCGTCAGAGCGGCTCGACCAACTCACCAAGGCCTTCGTCGATTTCTACCGCGCCGACATCGCCCGCGAGTCCAAACCGTTTCCCGGCGTCGAGGCCGCGCTCGACACCTTGGCCGCCGCCGGCGCCAAACTCGCCGTCTGCACCAACAAGCGCACCGACCTGTCGCAGCAATTGCTGGATGAACTTAAACTATCGGAGCGCTTCTCGATCATCGTCGGCGCCGACGCGGTCGAGCACCGCAAACCACACCCAGACCATTACCGCGCCGCGGTCACGCGAGCAGGCGGCATCGTCCGCCGCTCATTGATGGTCGGCGATACCGCAGCCGATGTCGGCGCCGCGCGCGCCGCTGGCGCGCCGGTCGCGGTGGTGCGATTTGGCTATTGCGAAGAGGAAAACTGCGAGCGGCTCGGCGCGGACGCCATCATCGATCGCTATTCCGAGCTACCGCCAACGTGCCGCCGCCTTCTGGCGGCGACACGTTAG
- a CDS encoding hypothetical protein (FIG00983437) gives MVKKATKSPPKKAPAKKTGAKPRLLSGGNPQIAKGYGDAPVQAYITTMPGWKRDVGERLDALITGALPRVRKAVKWNSPFYGVSDGVWFLSFHVFAKYVKVAFFQGASLRPPPPGPSKQKAVRYLDIHEGELDEQQFVAWVKQASKRPGEKM, from the coding sequence ATGGTGAAAAAGGCCACCAAGAGCCCGCCAAAGAAGGCGCCAGCGAAGAAGACGGGAGCGAAGCCTAGATTGCTTTCCGGCGGCAATCCGCAGATCGCCAAGGGTTATGGCGATGCCCCGGTGCAGGCCTACATTACGACGATGCCAGGGTGGAAGCGCGATGTTGGCGAGCGCTTGGACGCATTGATCACGGGCGCGCTGCCGCGCGTGCGCAAGGCTGTGAAATGGAATTCGCCATTTTATGGCGTTTCAGATGGCGTTTGGTTTTTGAGTTTTCACGTGTTTGCGAAGTACGTGAAGGTTGCGTTCTTCCAAGGCGCATCATTGAGACCGCCGCCGCCGGGCCCCTCCAAGCAGAAGGCCGTTCGATATCTCGACATCCACGAGGGCGAACTCGACGAACAGCAATTCGTCGCGTGGGTGAAGCAAGCGAGCAAACGTCCAGGCGAGAAGATGTGA
- a CDS encoding uncharacterized conserved protein: MNAATETRSVVVERDIAHPPEKLWRALTQPHLIEEWLMKNDFAAVVGHRFNLRGDWGGVLDCEVLAIEPNEKLSYTWDFEHDDPAYNLRSVVTFTLTPTAGGTHLRMEQSGFRPEQKQATGGALAGWHQFFGKLEEVLARMA; encoded by the coding sequence ATGAACGCCGCAACAGAAACACGCTCGGTCGTCGTTGAGCGCGACATTGCGCACCCGCCGGAGAAGCTCTGGCGCGCACTCACCCAGCCGCACCTGATCGAGGAATGGCTGATGAAGAATGATTTTGCGGCGGTGGTTGGTCATCGTTTCAATCTGCGTGGTGATTGGGGCGGCGTGCTCGATTGCGAAGTGCTCGCCATCGAGCCGAACGAAAAGCTCTCGTACACGTGGGATTTCGAGCACGACGATCCCGCCTACAATTTGCGGAGCGTGGTGACCTTTACGCTCACGCCTACTGCCGGCGGCACGCATTTGCGCATGGAGCAATCAGGGTTCCGGCCCGAGCAGAAGCAGGCGACCGGCGGCGCGCTGGCGGGCTGGCATCAATTCTTTGGCAAGTTGGAAGAGGTGCTGGCGCGTATGGCGTGA
- a CDS encoding transcriptional regulator of ArsR family, translated as MPEAHDLLFKTLADPTRRAIFERLCREGEKTVGALTARAGVSQPVVSKHIGVLKQAGLVRGRHEGRETHYSAQIAALTPLIDWTKELAGFWESRFDDLEDLLKRMDQ; from the coding sequence ATGCCGGAAGCTCACGATCTGCTTTTCAAAACTCTCGCGGACCCCACGCGACGGGCGATTTTCGAGCGCCTATGCCGAGAGGGCGAAAAAACCGTGGGCGCGCTCACGGCGCGGGCGGGTGTCTCTCAGCCGGTGGTGTCCAAGCATATTGGCGTGCTCAAGCAAGCAGGTCTGGTGCGCGGCAGGCATGAGGGCCGGGAGACGCATTACAGCGCCCAGATCGCGGCGCTGACCCCGCTGATCGATTGGACGAAGGAGTTGGCCGGGTTCTGGGAGAGTCGGTTCGACGACCTCGAAGACTTGCTGAAGAGGATGGATCAATGA
- a CDS encoding threonine dehydratase biosynthetic: MAAAAFSAEMVRRILSAQIYDTVVRTPLDHMDRLSRRLGREVLLKREDLQPVFSFKLRGANNKLRNLPKEALQAGVICASAGNHAQGVAMSARILNARAVIVMPVTTPSIKVEAVRHLGAEVVLSGESFDDANAHARELAAQRGLTFVHPFDDLDVIAGQGTVGVELFQQYTGAVRAIFVPVGGGGLAAGVAAYAKFLRPDVKVFGVEPVDAASMQASMKAGAPVTLDRVGQFADGVAVKRPGEETFKYCNALLDGVITVDSDEICAAIKDIFEDTRVIAEPAGALALAGLKKYAVGHGGHGALMSILSGANMNFDRLRYVAERAEVGEAREMLIGVRVPEEIGSYRRFVELLGERAVTEVNYRYGDDRVAWVFIGLRISSDSEREQVLSLIRAAQYEVVDLSANELAKTHIRYMVGGRSKELADEIIMRCDFPERPGALRRFLERLGADWNVTLFHYRSDGAEFGRVLAGLQVPVRDRERFAQRMEELGYPYELETENIAYHLFLHSRGDAPQA, translated from the coding sequence GTGGCGGCAGCAGCATTCAGCGCGGAGATGGTGCGTCGGATTCTGTCGGCGCAAATCTACGACACCGTGGTGCGCACGCCGCTCGACCATATGGATCGGCTGTCGCGCCGGCTTGGCCGCGAGGTGCTGCTGAAGCGCGAAGATTTGCAGCCAGTTTTTTCCTTCAAGCTGCGCGGCGCCAACAACAAATTGCGGAACCTGCCAAAGGAGGCGTTGCAGGCGGGCGTTATATGCGCGTCGGCGGGCAATCATGCGCAGGGCGTGGCGATGTCGGCGCGCATTCTGAACGCGCGCGCTGTCATCGTGATGCCGGTGACCACGCCCAGCATCAAGGTAGAGGCGGTCCGGCATCTGGGCGCGGAGGTCGTGCTGTCGGGCGAGTCCTTCGACGACGCTAACGCGCATGCGCGCGAGCTCGCCGCCCAACGCGGACTGACATTCGTGCATCCGTTCGACGATCTCGATGTGATCGCCGGTCAGGGCACGGTCGGGGTTGAGCTGTTCCAGCAATATACGGGCGCTGTGCGCGCGATCTTCGTTCCGGTGGGCGGGGGCGGTCTGGCGGCGGGCGTCGCGGCGTATGCGAAATTTCTGCGCCCGGATGTGAAAGTGTTTGGGGTGGAGCCGGTGGACGCTGCCTCAATGCAAGCGTCGATGAAGGCCGGCGCGCCTGTGACGCTCGATCGGGTTGGGCAGTTCGCCGACGGTGTGGCGGTGAAGCGACCGGGCGAAGAGACGTTCAAATATTGCAACGCGTTGCTCGACGGCGTGATCACCGTCGATTCCGATGAAATCTGCGCGGCAATCAAGGACATTTTCGAGGATACGCGCGTGATCGCCGAGCCCGCTGGCGCGTTGGCGCTCGCGGGCCTCAAGAAGTACGCGGTTGGGCACGGGGGGCATGGTGCGCTGATGTCGATCCTCAGTGGCGCCAACATGAACTTCGATCGCTTGCGGTATGTCGCCGAGCGCGCCGAAGTCGGCGAGGCGCGGGAGATGCTGATTGGCGTGCGCGTGCCGGAGGAGATCGGCTCCTATCGCCGGTTTGTGGAATTGTTGGGCGAGCGCGCCGTCACCGAAGTCAATTATCGCTACGGCGATGATCGCGTGGCCTGGGTGTTTATCGGCTTGCGGATTTCGTCCGACAGCGAGCGGGAGCAAGTGCTGTCGCTGATCCGGGCGGCGCAGTATGAGGTGGTGGATCTCAGCGCCAACGAATTGGCGAAGACGCACATCCGCTACATGGTCGGTGGGCGGTCAAAAGAATTGGCCGACGAGATCATCATGCGCTGCGATTTTCCGGAGCGGCCAGGCGCGCTTCGTCGCTTCCTGGAACGCCTTGGCGCGGACTGGAACGTCACCTTGTTTCATTATCGCAGTGACGGCGCGGAATTCGGGCGGGTGCTCGCCGGACTGCAAGTGCCGGTGCGTGACCGCGAACGTTTCGCCCAGCGGATGGAGGAACTCGGTTATCCCTATGAGTTGGAGACCGAGAACATCGCTTACCATTTATTCCTGCACAGCCGGGGCGACGCGCCTCAGGCCTGA
- a CDS encoding peptide methionine sulfoxide reductase MsrA — MSTMTTERAVLAGGCFWGVQDLIRKRPGVISTRVGYSGGDVPNATYRNHGTHAEAIEIVFDPSTISFRDLLEFFFQIHDPSTLNRQGNDLGASYRSAIFYASEEQKRIAEDTIADVDASGLWPGKVVTTVEPVGPFWEAEPEHQDYLERIPNGYTCHFVRPNWKLPRRSAVA; from the coding sequence GTGAGCACGATGACGACCGAGCGCGCGGTTTTGGCGGGTGGTTGCTTTTGGGGCGTTCAGGACCTGATCCGGAAACGCCCGGGCGTGATCAGCACGCGGGTTGGATACTCGGGCGGCGACGTGCCCAACGCAACCTATCGCAATCACGGCACGCACGCTGAAGCGATCGAGATCGTGTTCGATCCCTCGACCATCTCGTTTCGCGACCTGCTTGAGTTCTTCTTCCAGATTCACGACCCGAGCACGCTCAATCGGCAGGGCAATGATCTTGGCGCGAGCTACCGCTCGGCGATCTTCTATGCGAGCGAAGAGCAGAAGCGCATCGCCGAAGACACCATCGCGGATGTCGATGCGTCGGGTCTTTGGCCGGGCAAGGTGGTCACGACCGTCGAACCGGTCGGTCCATTTTGGGAGGCCGAGCCCGAGCATCAAGACTACCTTGAGCGCATCCCGAACGGCTACACCTGTCACTTCGTACGCCCGAACTGGAAGTTGCCGCGCCGGAGCGCGGTGGCCTGA
- a CDS encoding aldehyde dehydrogenase B: MTTSLRTETRAILGQLGVAPDLLEGGSLLVRSPISGEAIADVREVDGGEAERRIARAHEAFLQWRLVPAPRRGEFVRQLGEELRVHKAALGRLVSIEVGKAPSEGLGEVQEMIDICDFAVGLSRQLYGLCIPSERRDHRITEQWHPIGPVGVVSAFNFPVAVWCWNAALAFVCGDSVVWKPSEKSPLAALAVSALVDRVSARFGDDAPVGLASVLIGGRALGELLVDDARVPVVSATGSTRMGRDVGARVASRFGRAILELGGNNASIVTPSADLDLTLRAVAFGAMGTAGQRCTTLRRLIVHTDVYDRIVPRLIGVYEAVSVGDPLRTDALVGPLIDRAAFEAMQRALENARAAGGRVHGGARVDVNGADSFYVRPALVEMAEQAACVREETFAPILYVLKYTHIDEALALQNAVPQGLSSSIFATDMREVEQFLSAAGSDCGIANVNMGTSGAEIGGAFGGEKETGGGRESGSDSWKAYMRRQTNAINYGRTLPLAQGVKFDLD, encoded by the coding sequence ATGACCACCTCACTCCGCACCGAAACACGCGCCATCCTCGGCCAGTTGGGTGTTGCACCCGATCTGCTTGAGGGCGGGTCTCTTTTGGTTCGTTCGCCCATCTCCGGTGAGGCGATCGCCGATGTGCGCGAAGTGGATGGCGGCGAGGCCGAGAGGCGGATCGCGCGGGCGCATGAGGCGTTTCTTCAGTGGCGTCTCGTGCCTGCGCCCCGGCGCGGTGAGTTTGTGCGTCAGTTGGGCGAGGAATTGCGTGTCCACAAAGCGGCCCTCGGGCGATTGGTGTCGATCGAAGTCGGCAAGGCGCCATCCGAGGGGCTCGGCGAAGTCCAAGAGATGATCGACATCTGCGATTTCGCAGTGGGCCTTTCGCGTCAGCTTTATGGATTGTGCATACCGTCGGAGCGGCGCGATCACCGCATCACAGAACAATGGCATCCGATTGGGCCTGTGGGGGTTGTCTCGGCGTTCAATTTTCCGGTCGCTGTGTGGTGTTGGAACGCGGCATTGGCGTTCGTCTGCGGCGACAGCGTCGTGTGGAAGCCTTCGGAGAAGAGCCCGCTGGCCGCGTTGGCGGTGAGCGCGCTGGTTGATCGTGTGAGTGCGCGCTTTGGCGACGACGCGCCTGTTGGGCTTGCAAGCGTGCTGATCGGCGGGCGGGCGCTTGGGGAATTGCTGGTCGACGATGCGCGCGTGCCGGTTGTCTCGGCGACGGGATCGACACGCATGGGGCGCGACGTCGGCGCGCGTGTCGCGTCGCGCTTTGGCCGCGCGATCCTCGAACTCGGGGGCAACAATGCGTCGATCGTGACGCCCTCGGCGGATCTAGACTTGACGCTGCGCGCTGTGGCGTTCGGCGCAATGGGAACGGCCGGGCAGCGTTGCACGACGTTGCGGCGGCTGATCGTCCATACGGACGTGTATGATCGCATCGTGCCGCGGCTGATCGGGGTTTACGAAGCTGTCAGCGTTGGTGATCCGTTGCGGACGGATGCGTTGGTGGGGCCGCTGATCGATCGCGCAGCGTTTGAAGCGATGCAGCGGGCGTTGGAGAACGCTCGAGCCGCTGGCGGACGTGTTCACGGCGGCGCGCGCGTGGACGTCAACGGTGCGGATTCGTTTTACGTGCGCCCGGCTTTGGTTGAGATGGCCGAGCAAGCGGCATGCGTGCGGGAAGAAACGTTCGCGCCGATCCTTTATGTGCTGAAGTACACGCACATTGACGAAGCGCTCGCGTTGCAGAACGCCGTGCCGCAGGGGCTATCGTCATCGATCTTCGCCACCGACATGCGTGAGGTGGAGCAATTCTTATCGGCGGCCGGTTCCGATTGCGGAATCGCCAATGTGAACATGGGTACGTCGGGCGCCGAGATCGGCGGCGCGTTCGGCGGTGAAAAGGAAACCGGCGGCGGCCGCGAAAGCGGCTCGGATTCCTGGAAGGCCTACATGCGCCGCCAGACCAACGCGATCAATTATGGGCGTACATTGCCGTTGGCGCAGGGCGTCAAATTTGACCTCGATTAG
- a CDS encoding CAAX amino terminal protease family protein produces the protein MKAILWFLAISFLPAWITWEIAIASGLDVLSWQMQLCLVPGACCPAVATFVVRKWITHEGFDDVKLRFSSGRWLLYIFAWLLPLLVVAGMAAFGVALGLGTPDFSLSQAIAAQSVGRDLSMMEGVGLLIVPQVLLVALVTTPILFGEEFGWRGFLQRRLFPNAPAVSALVTGLIWGVWHYPLILRGYNYPDQPLLGAALFTVFTILISYVFGWFYRRSGSIWCNSLAHAATNTVGSLSLLWLAGMGGPIIISYGGALALLPLAALTIVLALIDRFQPATAPPLPIRT, from the coding sequence GTGAAAGCGATCCTTTGGTTCTTGGCCATCAGTTTTCTTCCCGCCTGGATAACTTGGGAGATCGCAATCGCATCGGGGCTCGATGTTCTGAGTTGGCAGATGCAGCTCTGTCTTGTGCCCGGCGCGTGCTGCCCGGCGGTCGCGACCTTCGTGGTGCGAAAATGGATTACGCATGAAGGCTTCGACGACGTGAAGCTGAGATTCAGTTCGGGCCGCTGGCTGCTCTACATCTTCGCTTGGTTGTTGCCGCTGCTCGTCGTCGCCGGCATGGCGGCGTTTGGTGTGGCTTTGGGACTTGGCACGCCGGACTTTTCACTCTCCCAAGCCATCGCCGCCCAATCCGTCGGACGGGACCTGAGCATGATGGAAGGCGTTGGGCTCTTGATTGTACCGCAAGTGCTCCTGGTGGCGCTTGTCACCACGCCTATTCTGTTCGGCGAAGAGTTTGGCTGGCGCGGCTTCTTACAACGGCGGCTCTTTCCCAACGCACCGGCCGTTTCCGCGCTTGTCACCGGGCTTATCTGGGGCGTGTGGCACTACCCGCTTATTTTGCGGGGTTACAATTATCCCGATCAACCACTCTTGGGCGCCGCACTGTTCACGGTGTTCACGATTCTCATCTCGTACGTGTTCGGGTGGTTCTACCGCAGAAGCGGCAGCATCTGGTGCAATAGCCTCGCGCACGCAGCGACAAACACCGTCGGCTCGCTGTCGCTGTTGTGGCTCGCCGGCATGGGTGGGCCGATCATCATCAGCTATGGCGGTGCACTGGCGCTACTCCCGCTCGCCGCTCTGACGATCGTCCTCGCTTTGATCGATCGCTTTCAGCCGGCGACGGCGCCGCCCCTGCCAATCCGCACCTAA